The following proteins are co-located in the Brevibacillus laterosporus DSM 25 genome:
- a CDS encoding ABC transporter permease, translating to MFSFIVKRILQSIPMLFFISIVCFALIKLAPGDPLQAFITPKMSLEDIERIRHSMGLDRPGYVQYFMWLKNVFMGDFGYSLINHRPVLTQVIERLPATAGLMGASILLSVLLAIPLGLLAGANRNKWIDSILNMFSYVGISIPAFWFAMLLIYFFAIKLHLLPSMGIRTIGVTSTWDVIKHGILPCLVLSFGQLSVYMRYIRSNTIGQLKEDYVQIQYAYGSTRWQILFRHVLKNVLLPIITLLGMSLPDLIAGAIITETVFSWPGIGSLSIKAAFGFDYPIIMAITMFTSVLLIIGNLLADILYSVVDPRIRAWR from the coding sequence ATGTTTTCATTTATAGTAAAACGAATTCTTCAATCAATTCCGATGTTATTTTTTATTTCTATTGTTTGCTTTGCTTTGATAAAGCTGGCTCCCGGTGATCCCCTGCAAGCCTTCATTACTCCCAAAATGAGTCTTGAGGATATAGAACGGATTCGGCATAGCATGGGATTAGATCGACCTGGGTATGTTCAGTATTTTATGTGGTTGAAAAATGTGTTTATGGGTGATTTTGGCTATTCCCTTATCAATCACCGACCTGTGCTGACACAGGTAATAGAACGGTTACCGGCAACGGCAGGGTTAATGGGGGCCTCCATACTTCTCTCTGTTTTGTTGGCTATTCCATTAGGATTACTAGCAGGGGCAAATCGTAATAAGTGGATTGACAGTATTTTAAATATGTTTTCGTATGTAGGGATTTCGATTCCAGCTTTTTGGTTTGCTATGCTTCTCATCTACTTTTTTGCGATTAAGCTGCATCTTCTTCCCAGCATGGGAATAAGAACGATTGGGGTAACTTCCACCTGGGATGTTATCAAGCACGGTATACTTCCCTGTTTGGTCCTTAGTTTTGGTCAATTGTCTGTTTACATGAGATATATTCGTTCCAACACGATTGGACAACTAAAGGAGGATTATGTCCAAATCCAATACGCCTATGGCTCCACGCGATGGCAAATTCTTTTTCGTCATGTATTGAAAAATGTACTTTTACCGATTATTACCCTTCTTGGGATGTCATTACCTGATTTGATTGCTGGGGCGATTATTACTGAAACGGTATTTTCTTGGCCGGGAATTGGCTCTCTTAGTATTAAAGCTGCCTTTGGATTTGATTACCCGATCATTATGGCAATTACCATGTTTACGTCCGTCTTGCTCATCATCGGAAATTTACTGGCAGATATCCTGTACAGCGTAGTTGATCCACGAATCAGGGCATGGAGGTAG
- a CDS encoding ABC transporter substrate-binding protein, with protein sequence MTKRFGIISIMMSILLFLSGCASEGMAPQQQGDQSQTVAESGKPKSGGSLVIAVGDDPSALNPNYAGDRVTLTINQSLFAPLFTINDGKKTFVLAESLTQSKDFLTYTLKLRDNLTWHDGKKLTADDVVFTLASILDEKQHSPQRSLFVLDGKPIQVKKVDDTTVDFVLPQVSAAFEGALVQVSPIPKHIFENVEDIEKSEKNFSPVGSGPFKFKEYKPGEYVTLERFDNYFAGKSYLDTVTYRITKDTNAANLAMQNGEIQMKFIDPQDYNKMNDMQMFNLIKYNEGRLVYMAFNLNIDVLQKKEVRQAIAYAIDKNELVHAAYSSLDYAEPAHSLLTPDALYYTKELPTYEYNVEKAKDLLKKAGVNHLKLRLAYVNNNKPQTSQALYLQQKLKDIGIDIELQPLDPAAFSNKSQDMKNKDYDLSFGGYIMGYEPDAYKSLFVSTEAFNYSHYNNKEFDQLWSKAAVEVDTAKRAELYKKIQETVADDVPIYPIAYPKSIIAVDKRFGGLQEAVTKPVTMFEDLSKIYEQ encoded by the coding sequence ATGACGAAGCGCTTTGGAATTATTTCTATTATGATGAGTATCCTTTTATTTCTTAGCGGTTGCGCTAGTGAAGGTATGGCACCTCAGCAACAGGGAGATCAGAGCCAAACAGTAGCTGAGAGCGGTAAACCCAAAAGTGGAGGAAGCTTGGTAATCGCAGTTGGCGATGATCCGAGTGCACTTAACCCGAATTATGCTGGGGATCGTGTGACTTTAACCATTAATCAATCCTTGTTTGCACCCTTATTTACAATCAATGATGGGAAGAAAACATTTGTATTAGCTGAAAGCTTGACGCAATCCAAGGACTTTTTAACCTATACACTAAAATTGCGAGATAACCTGACTTGGCACGATGGGAAAAAGCTGACTGCTGATGACGTAGTCTTTACGCTTGCTAGCATTTTGGATGAAAAGCAACATAGTCCACAACGAAGCTTGTTTGTATTAGATGGAAAGCCGATCCAAGTAAAAAAGGTTGATGATACTACAGTAGACTTTGTACTTCCTCAAGTCAGTGCAGCCTTTGAGGGGGCTTTGGTTCAGGTTTCTCCAATTCCTAAGCATATCTTTGAAAATGTAGAGGATATTGAAAAGAGCGAAAAAAACTTCAGTCCAGTAGGTTCTGGACCGTTTAAATTTAAGGAATATAAACCTGGCGAGTATGTAACCTTAGAACGTTTTGATAATTACTTTGCAGGAAAATCCTATTTAGATACTGTTACGTATCGTATTACTAAGGATACCAATGCAGCGAATTTAGCGATGCAAAATGGCGAAATTCAAATGAAATTTATCGATCCGCAGGACTATAACAAGATGAATGACATGCAGATGTTTAATTTAATTAAATATAATGAAGGCCGATTGGTTTACATGGCTTTTAACCTCAATATCGATGTACTACAGAAAAAAGAGGTTCGCCAAGCGATTGCCTATGCTATTGATAAAAATGAATTAGTTCATGCAGCGTACTCGTCTCTTGATTATGCTGAACCTGCTCATTCCTTACTTACTCCTGATGCGCTTTACTATACAAAGGAATTACCTACGTATGAATATAACGTGGAGAAAGCTAAGGATTTGCTGAAAAAAGCAGGAGTGAACCATTTGAAGCTTAGATTAGCATATGTGAATAACAACAAACCACAAACTAGTCAGGCACTCTATCTTCAGCAGAAGTTGAAAGACATCGGAATTGACATTGAACTACAGCCATTAGATCCGGCAGCGTTCTCAAATAAATCTCAAGATATGAAAAATAAAGATTATGACTTGTCCTTCGGTGGCTATATTATGGGCTATGAACCGGATGCATACAAATCTCTATTTGTTAGTACAGAGGCTTTTAACTATTCGCACTACAATAACAAAGAGTTTGATCAGCTATGGTCCAAAGCCGCTGTAGAGGTTGATACTGCAAAACGTGCTGAACTGTACAAAAAAATCCAAGAAACAGTAGCAGATGATGTACCGATCTATCCAATTGCCTACCCTAAATCCATTATAGCGGTGGACAAAAGATTTGGTGGTTTGCAAGAAGCGGTTACGAAGCCAGTGACTATGTTTGAGGATTTGTCCAAAATTTATGAGCAATAA
- a CDS encoding YwbE family protein translates to MDGKKRSEIVAGLEVEIVLKQDQRTGKRTRGIVKDILTNSSTHPHGIKVRLTNGMVGRVQEIIKGE, encoded by the coding sequence ATGGATGGGAAAAAGCGAAGTGAGATCGTAGCTGGGCTTGAAGTGGAGATTGTTTTAAAGCAAGATCAGAGGACAGGAAAGCGTACACGAGGAATTGTGAAAGATATTCTGACAAATTCTAGTACGCATCCGCACGGGATCAAAGTAAGATTAACGAACGGAATGGTAGGTAGAGTACAAGAGATTATCAAGGGTGAGTAG
- a CDS encoding DUF7716 domain-containing protein — translation MECFKHLEELIRRIEKVEWNEWIYTNVNAFGRDPLHNDYYIIPEEECWDLEEAGQTMKNHRDEAIPASIADREVQSWLEIATVQDVIDVVRRRGEEPDILLIAKALRYYHEQDAFME, via the coding sequence ATGGAATGTTTTAAACATCTTGAAGAATTAATTAGAAGGATTGAGAAAGTGGAATGGAATGAGTGGATTTATACGAATGTGAATGCTTTTGGGCGTGACCCACTACATAACGACTATTACATAATTCCGGAAGAAGAATGCTGGGATTTGGAGGAAGCGGGACAAACAATGAAAAACCACCGTGATGAGGCCATCCCTGCGTCTATAGCGGATCGGGAGGTGCAGTCCTGGCTGGAGATTGCTACTGTTCAAGATGTAATTGACGTAGTAAGAAGGCGGGGGGAAGAGCCAGATATTTTGCTGATAGCCAAAGCACTCCGCTATTATCATGAACAGGATGCTTTTATGGAATAA
- a CDS encoding PhzF family phenazine biosynthesis protein, with protein MVYTLNAFATDPNGGNPAGVVLEADLLKQKDMQTIAHIVGFSETAFIQTSSIADFKIQFFTPNAEVDLCGHATIAAFYLMVCQQKISHGTYTLECKAGLLQVTVENDHHIFLSQALPTFYDQPDREDIIKSLHISAEDLDQRLPLEIVSTGLKDILVPIRNLEVLNKITPDFDQITLLSKKYQVIGFHLFTLETKNEMIATCRNFAPLYDIPEESATGTSCGALTCYLYKHKIISDHTIHRLAFAQGHSMNQPSTIISRLSVKQGRITQIEVGGTASNIQNRSVTL; from the coding sequence ATGGTTTATACGCTAAATGCCTTCGCAACTGACCCAAATGGGGGGAATCCAGCGGGCGTTGTGTTAGAGGCTGATTTATTGAAGCAGAAGGACATGCAAACTATTGCTCATATAGTTGGATTTTCTGAAACAGCGTTTATTCAGACATCCTCCATCGCAGATTTTAAGATTCAATTTTTTACCCCTAATGCCGAGGTTGATTTATGTGGTCATGCCACAATTGCAGCGTTTTATCTAATGGTATGTCAACAAAAAATTAGTCACGGCACATATACATTAGAATGTAAGGCCGGCTTGTTACAGGTAACCGTGGAAAATGATCATCATATTTTTCTTTCGCAAGCCCTCCCAACCTTTTATGATCAACCAGATAGAGAAGATATCATCAAATCTCTACATATATCAGCAGAAGACTTAGACCAACGACTGCCGCTTGAGATTGTTTCAACAGGATTGAAGGATATACTTGTTCCAATTAGAAACTTAGAGGTTCTCAATAAAATTACCCCTGATTTTGATCAAATCACACTACTAAGTAAAAAATATCAGGTTATTGGCTTTCATTTATTCACATTGGAAACAAAAAACGAAATGATTGCTACTTGTAGGAACTTTGCTCCTTTGTATGATATACCGGAGGAAAGTGCGACAGGGACATCATGTGGGGCCCTAACATGCTATTTGTACAAGCATAAAATCATTTCTGACCATACCATTCACCGCTTAGCTTTTGCTCAGGGTCACAGCATGAATCAGCCCTCTACTATTATTTCAAGACTTTCGGTTAAACAGGGGCGTATCACTCAAATTGAAGTTGGAGGGACTGCATCAAATATTCAAAACCGGTCCGTTACCTTATAG
- a CDS encoding winged helix-turn-helix transcriptional regulator, translating into MYSVVPPKAEYELTALG; encoded by the coding sequence GTGTATTCGGTCGTCCCACCCAAAGCTGAATACGAATTGACAGCTTTGGGTTAA
- a CDS encoding FusB/FusC family EF-G-binding protein, whose protein sequence is MMEPFIKNHQYNYIKKQIDILQNATLTVADPKVMEAVRYGSEAKAIDVFPNVTDIQKQLLKRISSLKEAEDFQDYLRSLLPYLVEFPQVTEQQIKKLFPKNKKLKVPDLVTIDYYKVTYLGWINISSNKLFIVYHLKGKIVGIEGKYTIVNKKNICALCHGHGEVALFSAISKSRPVNASSDYYKAVGHYICINSHECNKRITDVTPLERFIEDVIG, encoded by the coding sequence ATGATGGAGCCATTTATTAAAAATCATCAATACAACTATATTAAGAAGCAAATAGATATCCTGCAAAACGCTACCTTAACTGTTGCTGATCCGAAAGTAATGGAAGCGGTGAGGTACGGCTCAGAAGCAAAAGCAATAGATGTATTTCCTAATGTTACGGACATCCAAAAACAATTGTTGAAAAGAATTTCCTCATTAAAAGAAGCTGAGGATTTTCAGGATTATCTACGTTCATTATTACCCTACTTGGTTGAATTTCCACAAGTGACCGAACAACAGATAAAGAAACTATTCCCCAAAAATAAAAAGCTTAAGGTTCCTGATTTAGTAACGATTGACTATTACAAGGTAACCTATCTTGGGTGGATCAATATTTCTAGTAATAAATTGTTCATCGTCTATCATTTGAAGGGGAAAATAGTTGGAATCGAAGGTAAATATACGATTGTAAATAAGAAAAACATATGTGCATTATGCCATGGACATGGTGAGGTTGCTTTATTTTCAGCGATATCGAAATCAAGACCTGTTAATGCATCTTCTGATTATTACAAAGCGGTTGGTCACTATATATGTATCAATAGTCATGAATGTAATAAAAGGATTACGGATGTTACTCCGTTAGAGAGGTTTATTGAGGACGTTATAGGCTAA
- a CDS encoding CD3324 family protein, protein MKYVKATAILPEKLLVEIQKYIQGETIYIPKPKTTYQKWGSRSGGRKLIDDRNIAIKHAFKNGKTIHQLADDYFLSIETIKKIVYSSK, encoded by the coding sequence ATGAAATATGTGAAGGCAACAGCTATTTTACCCGAAAAGCTACTTGTTGAAATTCAAAAATATATTCAAGGTGAAACCATATATATTCCCAAACCAAAAACGACTTACCAAAAATGGGGATCACGTTCTGGCGGAAGAAAGCTAATTGATGATAGAAATATTGCCATTAAACATGCATTTAAAAATGGAAAAACGATTCATCAATTAGCGGATGACTACTTTCTTTCGATAGAGACAATTAAAAAAATTGTCTATTCAAGTAAATAG